One genomic region from Frateuria soli encodes:
- a CDS encoding pirin family protein, which produces MDHTPRLIEGRKHDLGDGFTVRRLLPALLARHVGPFVFFDHMGPADFAPGRGMDVRPHPHIGLATITWLFEGAIRHRDSLGSLADIRPGEVNWMTAGRGIAHSERTPPDERRDGHRLHGIQLWVALPREDAEVAPEFHHHDAGELPRIHRDGVDLLLIAGTAYGERSPVKVFAPMFLIEANLAQGATLDWPAEHAERGVYVVEGEVRWGDDVLVGTDSMAVQGGSVAPPLRARTPSRLMLFGGAPLDGERHLWWNFVASSRERIERAKSDWAAGHFGVVPGDDKEFIPLPEH; this is translated from the coding sequence ATGGACCACACGCCACGACTGATCGAAGGCCGCAAACACGACCTGGGCGACGGCTTCACCGTGCGTCGCCTGCTGCCCGCGCTGCTGGCGCGGCACGTCGGTCCGTTCGTGTTCTTCGACCACATGGGGCCGGCCGATTTCGCGCCGGGCAGGGGCATGGACGTGCGGCCGCATCCGCACATCGGCCTGGCCACCATTACCTGGCTGTTCGAGGGCGCGATCCGCCACCGCGACAGCCTCGGCAGCCTGGCCGACATCCGCCCGGGCGAGGTCAACTGGATGACCGCCGGCCGCGGCATCGCGCATTCCGAGCGCACGCCGCCGGACGAGCGTCGCGACGGCCATCGCCTGCATGGCATCCAGCTGTGGGTGGCGTTGCCGCGCGAGGATGCCGAAGTGGCGCCGGAGTTCCACCACCACGACGCCGGCGAACTGCCGCGCATCCATCGTGACGGGGTCGACCTGCTGCTGATCGCGGGCACCGCCTACGGCGAACGTTCGCCGGTGAAGGTGTTCGCGCCGATGTTCCTGATCGAGGCGAACCTGGCCCAGGGCGCCACGCTGGACTGGCCGGCCGAGCATGCCGAGCGGGGCGTGTACGTGGTCGAGGGCGAGGTCCGGTGGGGCGACGACGTCCTGGTTGGTACCGACAGCATGGCGGTGCAGGGCGGCAGCGTCGCGCCGCCGCTGCGTGCACGGACGCCAAGCCGGCTGATGCTGTTCGGCGGCGCGCCGCTGGATGGTGAGCGGCACCTGTGGTGGAACTTCGTGGCCAGCTCGCGCGAGCGCATCGAGCGGGCGAAGTCCGACTGGGCGGCCGGGCACTTCGGCGTGGTGCCGGGCGACGACAAGGAATTCATCCCGCTGCCGGAGCACTGA